From the genome of Candidatus Hydrogenedens sp., one region includes:
- a CDS encoding PHP-associated domain-containing protein, whose translation MRLKFDIHTHTCAYSPCSLIEPEDLLESAVSAGLDGIVITEHHYQWTDKEIQQLKKNVDVNGLIVFAGAEITTDAGDLIVLGLPNEIISRWKAYISIEEVIAEVDLNNGFCIAAHPTRRYHHFDEQLEILPIPAMEVMSINMNVEEQERAKTWSQRLKRMQICASDAHQSWQVGKYWIEVELDTQNQLDFLIALKKERFKMGSY comes from the coding sequence ATGCGTTTAAAATTCGATATACATACCCATACATGTGCATATTCTCCTTGCAGTTTGATTGAGCCTGAAGATTTACTCGAAAGTGCTGTTTCTGCAGGTTTAGATGGTATTGTCATTACAGAACATCACTATCAATGGACAGACAAGGAAATTCAGCAATTGAAAAAAAATGTTGATGTGAACGGCTTAATTGTATTTGCAGGAGCTGAAATAACAACCGATGCTGGAGACCTGATTGTTTTAGGGTTGCCCAATGAAATCATATCTCGATGGAAAGCCTATATTTCGATAGAGGAAGTCATTGCAGAAGTGGATTTAAATAATGGATTTTGTATAGCTGCACACCCAACACGACGTTATCATCATTTTGATGAACAATTAGAGATATTACCTATACCTGCCATGGAGGTAATGAGTATTAATATGAATGTAGAAGAACAAGAACGTGCAAAAACTTGGTCTCAAAGATTAAAGCGGATGCAGATATGTGCCAGTGATGCTCATCAATCCTGGCAGGTAGGAAAGTACTGGATAGAGGTTGAATTAGATACCCAAAATCAGTTAGATTTTTTAATAGCACTAAAAAAGGAACGATTTAAAATGGGGTCTTATTAA
- the lepB gene encoding signal peptidase I — MMEDVNEEKNNITNEAKDTNEVSVWSEIFSFIKILVLFVFCVWFIHSFVVEGYEVWGPSMMNTLDEGDRILVFKLPCVLKNFPLLPEQWKIHEGDIVVFEGKDENDRRYVKRVIAMVPSQRFSNIANASENAQKEIPQKKVEYFKNKVYVNNHMLEENYLDPKLSMSDEEDLVFLHPGEYYVLGDNRKISKDSRFFGPVTEDQIVGKAIFRFWPLSKIGWL; from the coding sequence ATGATGGAAGACGTAAACGAAGAAAAAAATAATATTACCAACGAAGCAAAAGACACGAATGAGGTTTCGGTCTGGAGCGAAATATTTTCTTTTATAAAAATTCTGGTATTATTTGTTTTCTGTGTTTGGTTTATACACTCATTCGTGGTGGAGGGTTATGAAGTCTGGGGACCATCCATGATGAACACACTTGACGAAGGTGACCGTATTTTAGTGTTCAAACTTCCGTGTGTTCTGAAGAACTTCCCTCTACTTCCCGAGCAATGGAAAATTCATGAGGGAGATATAGTTGTCTTTGAAGGTAAAGACGAAAACGACCGCCGTTATGTTAAACGGGTTATTGCTATGGTTCCTTCTCAACGTTTCAGTAATATCGCGAATGCTTCTGAAAATGCACAAAAGGAAATTCCTCAAAAGAAAGTGGAGTATTTTAAAAATAAAGTATATGTTAATAACCATATGTTGGAAGAAAACTACCTGGACCCAAAGTTGAGTATGTCGGATGAAGAGGATTTAGTGTTTTTACATCCAGGTGAATATTATGTTTTAGGTGACAACCGAAAAATTAGCAAAGATAGTCGGTTTTTCGGTCCTGTAACAGAAGACCAAATTGTAGGAAAAGCAATATTCCGTTTTTGGCCATTGAGTAAGATAGGCTGGCTGTGA
- a CDS encoding UDP-2,3-diacylglucosamine diphosphatase has protein sequence MIFDLILSDIHLKVGEENLPRRKEFEIFLRGLCDNPPRRIVCLGDIFDFWFEYKHVLFSGYFGVLSAFHELYRQGVELFFVGGNHDFWAGKTLEQIGFHVLESGTTIEFDHCKAILIHGDGLNKKDIGYRIFKRFARNRLMIYLFRMVHPDCAMGIAKLMSKGSRELQKADINRHQREAEIIKKYAIEILHKTKYDAVISGHCHQPECSTLTIDNRTCWYVNAGDWIENNTFVKWDGKQFSICRYKPNKD, from the coding sequence GTGATATTCGACTTGATTTTATCTGATATTCACTTAAAGGTCGGGGAAGAAAACCTGCCCCGACGTAAAGAGTTTGAGATATTTTTAAGGGGACTGTGTGATAACCCACCAAGGCGAATTGTATGCCTCGGTGATATTTTCGATTTCTGGTTTGAATATAAGCATGTCCTTTTCTCCGGTTATTTTGGCGTGTTAAGTGCTTTCCATGAACTTTATCGACAGGGTGTTGAGTTATTTTTCGTTGGAGGCAATCACGATTTTTGGGCTGGAAAAACACTCGAACAGATTGGGTTCCATGTTTTAGAGTCCGGAACAACCATTGAGTTTGACCATTGCAAAGCAATCCTTATTCACGGCGATGGTCTAAATAAGAAAGATATAGGTTATCGTATATTCAAACGATTTGCCAGAAATCGGCTGATGATTTATTTATTTCGTATGGTTCATCCGGACTGTGCTATGGGCATAGCCAAATTAATGAGTAAAGGGAGCCGTGAATTACAAAAAGCCGATATAAACCGACATCAGAGAGAGGCAGAGATTATCAAAAAATATGCAATAGAAATACTTCATAAAACAAAATACGACGCCGTTATCTCTGGACATTGTCACCAGCCAGAATGTTCTACATTAACGATTGATAATCGGACATGTTGGTATGTTAATGCTGGGGATTGGATAGAAAACAATACCTTCGTAAAATGGGATGGCAAACAATTCTCTATTTGTAGATATAAGCCAAACAAAGACTAA